catttaatatgGACAGACATGCCAGCAATGTaccgtaaaaaaaaataaaataaattagacCTTGTGTCAACAGATGTAGGtgcaaagaaaaacaatgtCAAGTCATGCAGCGCAGACCAACAGGATGCAGCGGTGTTATGTGAAGGTGTTGGCAGACTGAGTAAACAATGAGTAGGAGAATTTACACTGAACTCACATCCTTCTGCAGCTTATCCAAAGACTTTTTGAATTCAGCTGTGCCGTTCTTGTAATCAGAAATCATGTCTTCAAGGCTATCCTGGACGACATCTGAGAGCTACATGGGAGACACGACATGGAAGTCAAACCACACCTTCTGCAGGGTATTATGTACTGCAACACATAAAAACAGTGTAGTTCTAAACTTACTTTGTTTCTGAAGATGTATCCGGCAATTACTGCTGCAATCTCAACAAGAATGACCAGAACGAGGAGGACAGCAAACTggcggaaaaaaaagaaataaaagatagTTAAGTGACTTACATGAACGCAATTACTATTCTAAGCTACATGACACATGTTTTCCACACATTCATTCATCCTACTGCAAAATTAAAttctttttaaacatatttaggctacatttacattgctacgttttggtatgaaaacaaatatcttttacTACGTTTACACCTCGTGTTcacactgctctggcgtttcagagCCCCTAAACCTGAGAGAAATTTAAAAACGCTTCTGagcccgttttggtttggaatctcaGGGGGGGGTTTGTGTTGCAGCCTCGCAAacgagacctttggcaacacagacAGTGACGCCAATGTTTCGTCGCCTGATTGGGTGATGatgtctcgttctctgagactactAAGCTAcgaacgttaccatggcaactaccaacAACGGGCCGAGTATACATGCGGCCTCCTGTTTACCTCGGCAGACGCGTGTCCAGTATATGAGAATGTTCATGAGATACGCGGTTTGGCCatgttagtttaaacggagAGAGTTCTTTTACTGGAGCTAAAACATTTGTGTGCACGGATTttgcttttggctcaaaactccccttaaaaaccaaaacgcgggcgcccggatagctcagttggtagagcgggcgcccatatatagaggtttactcctcgacgcagcgggcccgggttagactctgacctgcggccctttgctgcatgtcattcccccctctctctctcccctttcatgtcttcagctgtcctgtcgaataaaggcccagaaatgtcccaaaaatatagtctggctatcaccagactaAGCTCAATCTTTCAATCTCTCAATTAGTCTGGGGGGGGTCTGCTCTGTATTATGTATTACTatgcgtgatcaacgggcatagttcaaatgactctgtacgcaattggatagtccttcaacaaATCAGACCAACAATCCGGGTGACGTACTTTGCAGAGCGAGGCACCACGATTGtagtaaaaattatttttaaaaagccaGTCGGTAGTAAGGCAAACACATCCTTCTTTTGTAGGAATTGTTCCAGGGCAAGTTTCCATGGCCATCAGGTGGccatcatgttgaatgtaaacaaaaagctgcttgcctttGCTTCTCTGTCGTCATAtagccaatagcgcgccaggtagataagccagtttgtgattggtccccgcaaatttgtaacggaagcaggatagataaacgtacaggtttccagcctgagctgtagggcaaaatcaaatcgccggcagattgggctgggtttacccagtctacaaaaaataatcttaaaaaaaaacacatagcaatgtaaatgtagcgtTAAATCTAACCCCATAGAATTCaacctttgttgttgttgtgtggttTAACTATGTGAATTACCGTGGCGACCATGCAGTGGTTCTCTTTCCAGGCACCACAGCAGCCGAAGAAGGCGATGAAGAAAATCACCACGCCGACGGCAATCAGAACAATCGGGGCTCCTGAGGCTGTGGCATCCTTCATCATCAAGGTTTTGTGCAGACCCAATTGAACCAGGACTCCCACCACAACCAGTGCTAAACCACATAACtgcaggaaagagagaggggggggggttagttTAAGGTGGAATTCGTTGGACAACGTCTGCTCATTTTCATGTAATACAAGCATGTTTCTTTGGTTTGAGACAACAGATTATTTGATAACACAATGGAGGTAAAGAAAGGCTGTAATCATTTTATAACGGAACTGAATgcctaatttttttatttaaccactactaaatacattttatttatcacaatTAAATATTGTGTCTGACAACCATTGATCTGAATTCATGTGGTTTGAATTCTCTTTAAAATTTCCAGACGGTAATTTTAGCCACCATAAATGGTTTACCATCTtaaattagcaagctaacatttgctaattgaAACTGAAGTAGGCTGACGGAATGTCATTAGCTTTGCAAAAACAAAGTTTTGAATAAATTGGCATTTGGACCCGATGGTGGCGCTAAATAAAAaagggaaccatgaatgtctgtacataATTTCACGACAATCCGTCCGAaggttgttgagatatttcagtctggaccaaagtgcgGGGAACCAATGATCGCCATTGCCATCCACAGAGCCAAGCTGCTTAAAATACCTAGTGGAGATTTTACCGGTGGGAAATAAAACCACATACATACAGTGGATGATTCTCAAAGTATTAACTACTGTTAGATTTCCACTTGCTTATAAGATTCAAACTTCCATATGTTCCATATTTAACTTCAACTTGCTTCCATATGAACAACTCACTCAAACTAAATGATTaagcactagggctgggcaatacatcgatattatatcgatatatgaggctagatatcgtcttcaattttggatatcgtaatatcctgaTGTGACACgagtgttgtctttttgtggttttaaagactgcattacagtagagtgatgtaattttctgaacacaccagactgttgtagctgttctattatctgcatttacccacttagttattatatcaacataataactgatgattatttatcaaaaatctcattgtgtgcatattttgtgaaagcaccaattgtcaaccctacaatatcgccacaatatcgatagaggtatttggttaAAAATATTGGGATATTTAATTTTCTCCAGCTCTATTAAGCACTAATGCTAAATAGATGGAAGGAAGTTGCAACGGTCTTCAGTTCCCGTATGCAGATGTGAAATGATCAGGTGATAGAATGTGATATACATGTGTCACTGCTTTGGGTGGGGTACTGAGAGCAGACCATTAGATCTTCTACAAACATTGTGTGTGGTCGGACTGTTTGACCATAATCAGATGGTATCAACTGGCTCTAAAGCAAACATCACACTGAACGGCATGTTCTTCACTTTGACAGCAGGCTGCCTGTCCCCTCAGGGTGGATACAACAGTGGTGGGTGGAATTCAATTAGGGAACAGGAAGGGATTTAACCACGAGCTGAGAATAGTCAGATGAAAGATTAGTCCAGCAgcagaaaaatatgtattaaaaaCGTAtgtattaaatatatttatatgtgcCAAGACAATAATAGCAGATTAATCGATAAGGAAAATAATCATCAGGTGCAGCCACTCAACTCTACCGCgtcttcatttatttttattggacATTAAACAGACCTTCAAGTACTAACTCTAACTGTAGCAGAAAAACTAAACCACAAACTTAAGAGTTTAAAAACTCCTTTGCAGGCAGAACTGTAAAAAAGAGCAAAAAGACTTATTACTGCCATATTTTGTACATAAATGCTGACAGGCTATGTCTTAAATTGCATCTTATGTAATGACACATCAATGAGGATGTTTGAGTAAGGACGTCACTGGTCAAGTGATACATGAGGACAGAATAAGGAGTGGAAAAAACTGCCCGCAAGGCGTGAAGTACTGTCGACATATTAACCGGTTTGGAAAATTAAATGACTCTGACTTTGGATGTGTCTCATTGTTTGTGACGACGACATCCTAATGTTGCAATGAGTATAACATACTGATAACTAGAGcttaaagttattttattgttattttctttattactCAATGAATCGTTTAGTCtacaaaatgttggaaaatggTCAAAAAAAATACCCTTTACAATTTGAGCCCAAGTGGACTTCTTCAacttgcttattttttttttttttctaaaccaacagtccaaaatccaaaaaaggaaatgaagacagactgcaaatattcacatttgagtaGATGGAAACTGTGATATTTGGGCCTTTCCGGTATAAAGAAATCATTTAAAATATTGTGTCTGGTCTGGGGAACGCCTCAAGGTTCCCAAGGAAGAGTGGGTAAACGTGCTTTGCTCAGCCTGCTAATTTATTGACCTCTTGATCAGTCTTACTACCGTTACATACGTCATCaggcaaaaacaaacacatcctGGCAGGAAGTAGCTAGAACAGGAAAGAGACATCCATTTGGCCTATAGGGTTGTTATATAActctttctttctgtatttAATTTAAGTCAATTCTCTCAagctgtttttataaaaaaaaaaataaaaaataaaaaaaatgttattcaGTATAGCCAAGTCACCGTCAACAAATTAACAGAAGCCCCAAGATCAACAACTCCCAGCCAAACTacaaagcaagatttggcgttaacgaggtaacttcaggttcaacccagggttttctgtatcacgacggtggatcacttgttaccgggttaaatcgccatggtaacttatgctgaacacctaacctggtcgggagcaggttaagttggagattagagatcaaccggtgtaaaagcaccgcctactgaccaatcaatactcgattgataacggcgtcaccattgtaaccggcaatttccactggatgcggaacgtctccggaacgtcgacggagtcattaggtttccattaaagtcagtgtgtgcatttccacagactgcggaacgtctgcgtccctactccgtcccagttcagtcagtccgcagcagatacgcagagattctatttttgacggacgacggagagctccgcagcaattcagcacacggcagatagtgcgggac
This genomic interval from Perca fluviatilis chromosome 5, GENO_Pfluv_1.0, whole genome shotgun sequence contains the following:
- the cd63 gene encoding CD63 antigen; this translates as MGVVGGMKCVKFLLFFFNFLFWLCGLALVVVGVLVQLGLHKTLMMKDATASGAPIVLIAVGVVIFFIAFFGCCGAWKENHCMVATFAVLLVLVILVEIAAVIAGYIFRNKLSDVVQDSLEDMISDYKNGTAEFKKSLDKLQKDLKCCGVNGSSDWTDFGPDKNSVPDSCCVKVTPRCGVNAMKDAAKVHQEGCHDAVVTFLKKNLLWVIIAAIVIAVLQIMGIVFACLLMRGIRSGYEVM